In Coregonus clupeaformis isolate EN_2021a chromosome 15, ASM2061545v1, whole genome shotgun sequence, one genomic interval encodes:
- the LOC121583417 gene encoding protein S100-P-like: MSQLETAMAILLKTFDKYSGAEGNKGTLSKAELKTMMEKELPSLLKASKNPGDCDKLMKALDHNGDSEVDFSEFVVLVAALTCACHDRCPKK; the protein is encoded by the exons ATGTCCCAACTCGAGACAGCGATGGCCATCCTCCTGAAGACCTTTGACAAGTACTCTGGAGCCGAGGGCAACAAGGGCACGCTGAGTAAGGCTGAGCTCAAGACCATGATGGAAAAGGAGTTGCCTTCTCTCCTGAAG GCCTCTAAGAACCCCGGGGACTGTGACAAGCTGATGAAGGCTTTGGACCATAACGGAGACTCTGAGGTGGACTTCAGTGAGTTCGTGGTCCTGGTCGCTGCTCTCACCTGCGCCTGCCACGACCGTTGCCCCAAGAAATGA